From Bacillus basilensis, a single genomic window includes:
- a CDS encoding FadR/GntR family transcriptional regulator — translation MTSSNTKVYLEIVKKIRSIMEEDGLVAGDRLPSERELSSRLNVGRSSVREALRALELVGLIETRRGEGTFIRNFYDNGLVQLIAPFLLQDEKTIRDLLQTKRLLEKDMIRIVCNLPKETFSKVLSKLHQVLEENENSIPTLHQTFFKTLIEQVDNYLLYRIWMIVNDYVATLSCKVSGDSIDMYRKLYATLEEKQENDALKIYDELVENIQFHS, via the coding sequence TTGACATCATCAAACACAAAAGTATATCTCGAAATTGTAAAAAAAATCCGTTCCATTATGGAAGAGGATGGATTGGTAGCGGGGGATCGTTTGCCGTCTGAGCGTGAGTTAAGTTCACGTTTAAATGTAGGGCGTTCCTCTGTAAGAGAAGCGTTGCGTGCTTTAGAACTTGTAGGATTGATTGAAACGAGACGTGGTGAAGGGACGTTTATTCGAAACTTTTACGATAACGGTCTTGTACAATTGATTGCTCCGTTCTTGCTGCAAGATGAGAAAACAATTCGTGATTTATTACAAACAAAACGATTGCTTGAAAAAGATATGATTCGAATTGTATGTAATTTACCGAAAGAAACGTTTTCTAAAGTGCTAAGTAAGTTACATCAAGTGCTTGAAGAAAATGAAAATTCAATTCCGACGCTTCATCAAACGTTCTTTAAAACACTTATTGAACAAGTCGATAATTATTTACTATATCGCATTTGGATGATCGTAAATGATTACGTAGCAACTCTTTCTTGTAAAGTTTCAGGAGATTCTATCGATATGTATAGAAAGCTTTATGCTACTTTGGAAGAAAAACAAGAAAATGATGCACTAAAAATTTACGATGAATTAGTAGAGAATATACAGTTTCACTCGTAA
- a CDS encoding NADP-dependent malic enzyme, translated as MHKVHQGKLETVSKVKVENAKDLSLAYSPGVAEPCKEIYDDKSKVYEYTMKGNMVAVVTDGTAVLGLGNIGPEASLPVMEGKAVLFKSFAGVDAFPIALNTNDVDKIVETVKLMEPTFGGVNLEDIAAPNCFIIEERLKKETNIPIFHDDQHGTAIVTVAGLVNALKLVGKKMSDIKVVANGAGAAGIAIIKLLYRYGVRDIIMCDRKGAIYDGRPTGMNPVKDEVAKYTNKNRIEGSLADVVQGADVFIGVSAEGALTEEMVRTMNDDAIIFAMANPVPEIMPELAKAAGAAVVGTGRSDFANQVNNVLAFPGIFRGALDVHATQINEEMKMAAVQAIAELVAEDELNADYIIPAPFDARVAPQVAAYVAKAAMETGVARRQVDPNEIAEKTKQLALIGKE; from the coding sequence ATGCATAAAGTGCATCAAGGAAAATTAGAAACTGTATCAAAAGTAAAAGTAGAAAATGCAAAAGATTTAAGCCTTGCATATTCTCCAGGGGTTGCAGAGCCTTGTAAAGAAATTTATGACGATAAAAGTAAGGTATATGAATATACAATGAAGGGAAATATGGTAGCAGTTGTGACAGATGGAACGGCTGTACTTGGTCTTGGAAACATTGGACCTGAAGCATCTCTTCCAGTAATGGAAGGTAAAGCTGTATTATTCAAGAGCTTTGCTGGTGTAGATGCATTCCCGATTGCCTTAAATACAAACGATGTAGATAAAATTGTTGAAACTGTAAAATTAATGGAGCCAACTTTTGGCGGCGTTAACTTAGAGGATATCGCAGCACCAAACTGCTTCATTATTGAAGAACGTTTGAAAAAAGAAACAAATATTCCTATCTTCCATGATGATCAACACGGAACAGCTATCGTAACAGTAGCGGGTCTTGTGAACGCGCTAAAATTAGTTGGAAAGAAAATGTCTGACATTAAAGTTGTCGCAAATGGCGCAGGTGCAGCAGGTATCGCAATTATTAAACTTTTATATCGCTATGGCGTACGCGACATTATTATGTGTGACCGTAAAGGGGCAATCTATGATGGTCGTCCTACAGGTATGAATCCGGTGAAGGATGAAGTTGCAAAATATACAAATAAGAATCGTATCGAAGGTTCTTTAGCTGATGTTGTACAAGGTGCGGACGTATTCATTGGTGTATCTGCAGAAGGTGCATTAACAGAAGAGATGGTTCGTACAATGAATGACGATGCAATTATTTTTGCAATGGCGAATCCAGTTCCAGAAATTATGCCAGAATTGGCAAAAGCAGCGGGCGCAGCTGTTGTTGGAACGGGTCGTTCTGACTTTGCAAACCAAGTAAATAATGTACTAGCGTTCCCTGGTATTTTCCGCGGTGCACTTGACGTACATGCGACACAAATTAACGAAGAAATGAAGATGGCAGCTGTACAGGCTATTGCTGAGCTTGTAGCAGAAGATGAGTTAAATGCAGACTATATCATTCCAGCACCGTTTGACGCGCGTGTAGCGCCTCAAGTGGCAGCTTACGTTGCGAAAGCAGCAATGGAAACAGGAGTAGCTCGCCGTCAAGTAGATCCAAATGAGATTGCTGAGAAAACAAAACAATTAGCGCTGATTGGTAAAGAATAA